In Ptychodera flava strain L36383 chromosome 17, AS_Pfla_20210202, whole genome shotgun sequence, one genomic interval encodes:
- the LOC139115255 gene encoding zinc finger protein 19-like, with the protein MSKVLKAEEIKQMKSSLFQQGYKLVSEAGCNVFIKVTDCQSSQYYGSIGLLMEYASDSGMTLTPADTLVDGKSGLPVKENIQHNAPPKTPDQFNLASVSESDLTSTAAKPSRHKHTPAQTSELNEAIQKCIAIFDEDHIGETIEVLNEDTFYNNEVDRISNDSDNDNQNIADDESDSECGEINQKNATMKSKQGAIQDNEKPKFGENSLEWSLTFGQRRAHSSTHTDESVSPKKRKEIQTVEETRTILLTKHPNSDLYVYSGRNAHDYVDHSYFKKSSSESNDLEQCDSVTDTDTPLDVSGETQTNHIIGKTQTLNSESFLPQQMNEELEKTCVVIEEPVLMENSLLQPGELNSDSQTLKVRKTNKSVDEKRPFVCQTCNALYGLKKSLVKHVKAEHSESDLFSCQVCGQGFRGFTALLRHKRSQHPESVKFGCRLCPAEFSLQSELRAHKATHKELDHLKCAVCQICLSSRNKLRIHLEREHPDAPPLTDKKNEIPRENHKFYCDLCKRGYMHKMTFKRHIQTHEREKVTFSCSLCDKTYMREDSLRMHMQKVHPGSVKYSCHVCIAKFNTWNELRKHKEIHKVNGRIRFKCHICDKAFYHRTKMLYHVKVKHLGLSLPRSICHVCGKMLKTEVCLKSHMKLVHGSERKELQMSVVRPVVSQQSTAECPHPQSTHQ; encoded by the exons ATGTCAAAAGTTTTGAAAGCAGAGGAGATCAAACAGATGAAATCGAGTCTGTTTCAACAG GGTTACAAGCTAGTGTCTGAGGCTGGTTGTAATGTGTTCATCAAGGTGACAGACTGCCAGAGTTCACAGTATTATGGCAGTATCGGTCTGCTCATGGAATACGCTTCAGACTCAGGAATGACGCTAACACCAGCAGATACTCTGGTGGACGGCAAAAGTGGGCTTCCAGTGAAAGAAAACATCCAGCACAATGCCCCTCCAAAAACGCCCGACCAGTTCAACTTGGCGTCAGTTTCGGAGAGTGACTTGACCAGTACAGCAGCCAAGCCATCAAGACACAAACATACACCAGCTCAGACGTCAGAACTGAATGAAGCTATCCAGAAATGCATCGCAATATTTGATGAAGACCATATAGGAGAGACCATAGAAGTTTTAAATGAGGATACGTTCTACAATAATGAAGTAGATAGAATATCCAATGATAGTGACAATGACAATCAGAATATTGCAGATGATGAAAGTGACAGTGAATGTGGTGAAATTAATCAAAAAAATGCCACAATGAAAAGTAAGCAGGGAGCCATACAGGACAATGAGAAgcccaaatttggtgaaaacaGTTTGGAATGGTCACTTACTTTCGGTCAACGGCGTGCCCACAGCAGTACGCACACAGACGAGAGTGTGTCACCAAAAAAGAGAAAGGAGATCCAGACAGTTGAAGAGACACGTACGATTTTATTGACTAAACATCCAAACAGTGATCTGTATGTGTATTCAGGGAGGAACGCTCACGATTATGTTGACCATTCCTACTTCAAGAAGTCTTCAAGTGAGTCAAATGATTTGGAGCAATGTGATAGTGTTACAGACACAGACACTCCACTTGATGTGTCTGGAGAGACTCAAACTAACCATATCATCGGAAAAACACAGACTCTCAATAGCGAGAGTTTTCTACCACAACAAATGAATGAGGAACTTGAGAAGACTTGTGTTGTCATTGAAGAACCGGTACTCATGGAAAACTCACTACTCCAGCCAGGAGAGTTAAATAGCGATTCACAGACGTTGAAAGTACGCAAAACCAACAAATCTGTTGATGAGAAAAGACCATTTGTCTGCCAGACATGCAATGCTTTGTACGGCTTAAAGAAGAGTCTAGTTAAACACGTCAAAGCTGAACACTCTGAAAGTGATCTGTTCAGCTGCCAAGTGTGTGGCCAGGGCTTTCGAGGCTTCACAGCGTTGCTCAGGCATAAACGCTCACAGCATCCAGAGTCAGTGAAGTTCGGCTGTAGGCTATGTCCAGCAGAGTTTTCCCTCCAAAGTGAATTGAGGGCGCACAAAGCCACTCACAAGGAATTGGATCACCTGAAGTGTGCTGTCTGCCAGATTTGCCTATCATCTCGCAATAAGCTACGGATTCATTTAGAACGTGAACACCCAGATGCACCTCCACTTACAGATAAGAAAAATGAGATACCAAGAGAGAACCACAAATTTTATTGTGATCTATGTAAACGGGGCTATATGCATAAGATGACCTTTAAAAGACATATCCAAACCCATGAGAGagaaaaagtgacattttcgTGTTCACTTTGTGACAAGACATACATGAGGGAGGACTCATTAAGAATGCATATGCAGAAAGTTCACCCAGGAAGTGTAAAATACTCCTGCCATGTGTGCATTGCAAAGTTCAACACTTGGAATGAATTGAGGAAGCACAAAGAAATCCACAAGGTCAATGGAAGAATCAGGTTCAAGTGTCATATATGTGACAAGGCATTCTATCACCGGACCAAGATGTTATACCACGTAAAGGTGAAACATCTTGGTCTATCTCTTCCACGATCAATTTGTCATGTGTGCGGCAAGATGTTGAAAACTGAAGTCTGCCTTAAGAGTCACATGAAACTTGTGCACGGCTCAGAGCGTAAAGAATTACAAATGTCTGTGGTACGGCCAGTTGTTTCTCAGCAAAGCACAGCTGAGTGTCCACACCCGCAGTCAACACACCAATGA